The Mesorhizobium sp. AR02 genomic interval AGATCGACGAAGTGCCAGTACAGCCCCATGATCTCGACGTTCTCGTAGCGGCCGGTGCGGCTGGTGAAGAAGCCGGGCCGCCCGGTGTCATAATCTCCGCGCCAGACCTTGCGCGCCACGATGATCAAGAAGATCACACCGATCGTCACATGCGTGCCGTGGAAACCGGTGATCATGAAGAAGCACGAACCGAATTGTGCGGCGCCCCAGGGATTGCCCCAGGGCCGCACCCCTTCAGTGATCAGCTTGGTCCATTCGAAGGCTTGCATGCCGACAAAGGTCGCGCCGAGTGCCGCAGTCAGAAGCATGAGGATAGCCGTCTTGCGGCGGTTGTGGCGATAGCCGAAGTTGACCGCCATGGCCATTGTTCCGCTGCTGGAGATCAGCACGAAGGTCATGATGGCAATAAGGATCAGCGGGATATCCGAGCCGCCGATACGAAGCGCAAAGACCTCGCTCGGATTGGGCCACGGCACGCGTGTCGACATGCGCGCGGTCATGTAGGAGAGCAGGAAGCAGCCGAAGATGAAGGTGTCGCTGAGCAGGAATATCCACATCATGGCCTTGCCCCAGGACACGTTCTTGAACGCACGCTGATCCGAGGACCAATCGGCGGCAATGCCTCGCCAGCCTGTGGGCCGTGGCTCCGTCTGGCCGATATGTGTCAGTGTCTCTGCCATCCGCTTGATCCCCTTAGGTCAGCAACTGCCGGCAAATGTCGATGAACGTCGCGGCCCAGCCGGCCAGCAGCGCGAAGATGGCAAGCCAGACGAAAAGCAGGAAATGCCAGTACATGGCGCATAGTTCCACGCCAAGGCGAAGCCGCTCCGGCCGTGCTCCCTTCCATGCGCTCGTGGTGGTCCTGCCCAGACCCACCAGCCCTCCCAACACGTGCAGGCCATGCATGCCGGTTATCAGGTAGAAGAAACTGTTGGCTGGATTGGAGGCCAGAAAATAGCCGTCGGCGGTCAGCTGCCGCCATGCCATGAACTGTCCGACCAGGAAGGCGAGCGCAGTCAACCCGGCGGTGGCTAGGCCGAGCCTGACGGTGTCGAT includes:
- a CDS encoding cytochrome c oxidase subunit 3; its protein translation is MSVIIVFLFVIAGFAGWWLSHQGLMSKPWLEQGVAGDFVGLDRSALPTAKIGLGVFLAVVGCLFALFTSAYFMRMAVSDWQALPLPRLLWLNTGVLVLSSVALQCTSVAARRGQIDTVRLGLATAGLTALAFLVGQFMAWRQLTADGYFLASNPANSFFYLITGMHGLHVLGGLVGLGRTTTSAWKGARPERLRLGVELCAMYWHFLLFVWLAIFALLAGWAATFIDICRQLLT
- a CDS encoding heme-copper oxidase subunit III family protein, which translates into the protein MAETLTHIGQTEPRPTGWRGIAADWSSDQRAFKNVSWGKAMMWIFLLSDTFIFGCFLLSYMTARMSTRVPWPNPSEVFALRIGGSDIPLILIAIMTFVLISSSGTMAMAVNFGYRHNRRKTAILMLLTAALGATFVGMQAFEWTKLITEGVRPWGNPWGAAQFGSCFFMITGFHGTHVTIGVIFLIIVARKVWRGDYDTGRPGFFTSRTGRYENVEIMGLYWHFVDLVWVFIFAFFYLW